From the Lactobacillus sp. PV034 genome, the window GGATTGAAGTTAGGCACTACTAAAAAGTATTATGAATCGGCACACCCACAAACCGTATTTTTAGACCCTGAGAGCGATCATAGAATAAAACGAGAAATAACTCACAGATCAGATTTATATGGCTTGTCAGGCTATAAAATTGCAGATCTGGAAGCAATTATTATGACTTACGAAGACTTGCTTAAAAATGGAAAACTAAAAGAGTGGGATTTGCAAGATTTAGCAATTATTGAACGAGCATGTTTTGATAAACAAATAAAATTAGCTGCTAAAACAGAACATTCAGATAAACCTTACATCCCGCACCGTAAGACATTAATTAATCCGCTGGTAATACAGTTAATTGATAGTCATCGTTTAGATGATTACAAGTCTGAATCAATTGACTTAGAAATAAATAGATTAGTCCGAGAAAACTTTGGAAAATATAAGCAAAAAGAAGATAAGCGTCCATACGAATTGAAGTTTGTCTTATTATTCTGTAGTGCTAAGACTCTTTGATCTTTGAATAATAAGATACAAAGCTCAGTAGTGATGTGTAGTAACCCTCAAAACTCGGATACTGAAGTGTCATACAAGAGTTAGACATTTATAAAATTTTAAAGATTCGAAAATACACGGTTCCTGTATTTTGCAGGAGGCGTGTATTTTCATTGTTAAATTTTATGTCTAACAATTATTAGACAATTCAATCTTGGATTAATAAACCTTGATTTGGTTAGGATTTTTCTTTTGAGTGGAAGATCTTTAACTTTTATAGCTTTAATCGTATACTCGTTTTAATTATTGATAGTTTGAAGGAGTAAGAATTATGAAAATTGGGAAGGCTTTGAAAGAGATTCGTCTTAATTTAGGTCTAAGTCAGGCTAAAATGTGTGAAGGAATTATACAACGACCTTTTTATGCTTTAGTTGAAAGTGAAAAAAGTGGAATTGGTGCAGAAAGTTTAATTATGATTTTGATTAAACACGAGGTAGATATAGATTATTTTTTTAATCTTGTGAAAGATGCGTATGTTACTCCAGAAGATAGAGCAGATCAATTATTACAAAATAAGATGGAATACGCAGTTAACTCAAAAAAATATTAACGCTATTAATTTTTATGAAAAAGAGATATCTACAGTTGCTACAGATGAAATATTAAAGCTCAGAGCACGAGTAACAGCTGCATATTTTGCAAATCAATTAGATGAATTGAATAACGATTTAATAACTAAAATATATAAAAAGTTTGATAAAGAAGAGTGGACAAGATGTCCATCGCTGTTGCGTCTTTTGGCTAATACAATGCCATTATGGGAATACAATCGATTAACTTCATTAATGAAACATCTGTTACATACTATCGAAAGAAGAAAAGTAACATCGGAATTAATGATGGAAAGATATATAAGAATTTTAGAAAATTATTTAGTTAGTTGTTATGATCGAAAAAAATATAAAGATAAAAACCAAAAAGTATTTATTGATAAAGTCTTTGAATATTTGATAAAGAATACGGCATCCTTTCACTTTATGATATATAGATTACATGCATACTACATGAAAGCTCTATTTGAAGATGATAGGATAACAGCTAAAAATATTATAAAATCTCTTGAAAAATATGGATATGGAAAAGCCATCGTGAGTTGGCCAAAAGTTGAATTGTAATAAATATATTACAAAGACATTCAGATTATAAATTCTTATGATAACATCAGTAAAAACATAGAAAAGGAGGGTATAGGAATATGACTTGGTGGCAATTACCAGTTATTTTTTTTAATAACTTGTTTAAGTAAAGAGAAGAATAGAATCTGGTACTAAATAAAAAGAAAGGAGAATAAGCTATGAAGAATCAAAAACAAAAGAAGTTGGAAAACTTAAATGATTTAAGTGATGCATTTGATGATATTGAAGTAATCGAATTAGATGAAACGATGACTCTTTCTGAAACAGCTGCTTCTTCAGGAAGTTCATCATGTAATAGTTGTTCATGCTGTGCTTCTACATCCTGTTGTAGCGTACACATTCATTTATAAAGTTTTTAGGTATTAGGATGTGTATATTTACGCATCCTTTTTTTGAGGAAATCTATGCAAGTAAAATCATTATTTATGAAATATGGAAATGTAACAGCTTTGAATAATATATCATTTCAATTTCCTGCTCATTCATTTGTTGGTGTAATTGGTCAAAATGGTAGTGGAAAAACTACCTTGTTAGAGTGCTTCATGGGTCTTAGAAAACCTATGTCAGGGGAGATAGATTTTTCTAAAGAACTAGCTGGTAGTAAACTAAATGAAAAAATAGGAGCAGTACTTCAGGAAAATAACTTTTATGATTCGATAAAAGTAAAAGAATTGCTTATTTTATTTTCAACTTTTTATGAAGATTGTTATGAAGTAAATGATTTGATGGATAGATTGCGCATTTCTGACTTAAGAGATAGATATTATCATGAACTATCAGGAGGAATGAAACAAAGAGTAAATCTTGCTTTAGCTTTTTTAAATAAACCTAGTATTGTGATTTTAGATGAACCAACTACTGGATTAGATCCCTTTGCTCGAAGAGAATTTTGGAACAATTTAAAAGATATGGCACGAAATACGACAGTATTTTTATCATCACATTACATGGAAGAAATTCAGCAAAATTGCGACTCTTTAATATTTTTAAATAAAGGGGATTTAATTTATAGTGGAGCAATGTCAAAGCTGTTATCCAAATATGATAAGCCAGATTTAGAGGAAATATACATGAAAACTATTGGAGGTAAGTAACATGTTTTTAGAACAACTAAAAATAGAATTTAAAGTGTATTTACGCCAACCTTTATATTTAATATTTAGTGTTTTTATGCCACTAATAAGTTTTGCAATTTTTGGAAGTATATATGGACATATGAATTATGGAAATGTTGACTTCTTTTCTCAATATATACCCAGTTTTTGTGTAATAATTTTATTTTCATCCAGTGTATATAATGTTGGTAATCAAGTGGTTAGTGATAAAGAAAAAGGAATATATAAAAGACTGCGCGTCACACCTATTAAATTATGGAAGATTATTTTAGCCCTTGTATTGAAAGCAATGATTATTTCAATGATTTCATATATACTAATAATTTTGTTTGCAGTATTTTATTTTAAAATTTCAATGCCTAACTTAATTACATTCTCCGTGATATATGCTTTTGCAGTTATATATAGCCTAATACTGGGAGTAGGATTAGGAATAATTATTAATAGAATCAATACATATTCAGGGGTATTAATGATGATTTTTATTCCGTTGTTTATACTTTCAGATGCTATGATGCCGATATCAATTTTTCCAAAATGGATGCAAACACTTGCAAATTATAATCCACTGTATAGACTAAATATTTTTTTGAGATATTTTTGGAATACTGCTTCAAATATTTCAACGGAAAAGGTTCTTTTCTCTATTACTTATTTGAGTATTTTTATGGTGATATTTTTAATAATTGTTGGATACAGATGGAACCAAGGACAGTACAGGAGTTATAAATGAAAATAGAAATCCATCCGTTTACTCTTGAAAGAGAGAAACTACCCGATCATAATTTTCTAGATACACATACTAAAGTATCATTTGAAAAAGATATTTTAGTAAAGGAAGCTATAGCTAAAGAAGAAGGAAACAAACTTGCTGATCAGATTAGTAATTCTATATTTAGTAGAAATTCAAAGAAGAAAAAATTAATAAAAAAACTAAGAAATTTGGATTTAAATTTTGATTACGTTTCTACTTCGATAAATAAGGATATTAATTCAAGACTTAAAAAATTTCAAGATCAACTTGATAATATAAAGGAAGACAGAACTAGGTTATTGAATCAGATTGAATGTGACAACATCAGAACTAGACAAAGTCTTAAAAAACTATATTTGCATAATAAATCAATTTATAATTCTATTCAAATTATAAATCCAAACATTTATTCGAAATTAGATAAATATTTAAAATTGCCAGAAGAAAGCAAGAGCACCAGAAAACTTGAGCTAGTTCTGGCTCGGACAGCAAGCCATGCCTTAACAAAAACTAGTCCAATTGGTTTTTTAAATAAAACACATATCAAAAGTAACCGTAATATACGGATAAGCAGTAAAATTACGAATACTATTTTACCAAATAATGTATTTCTATTATATTTGTATGAATTTTTTTTACAACAAGATTGTATCCTTCCAAAAATTCAATTACGTAAAAATAGAAATTTTTATGTGAAAGATAATAATATATACCTTTTTGTTTTGAAAGATAATTTAATTAATAAAAAAACTTTTAAAACTAAAGATAGTTACATTAAAGTTAAAAGTAATTCGATGCTGCTTCATATTATAAATTCAAATAAAGAAATGTGGAATTTAAAGGATATAGAAAGAACTTTCAAATTAAATAAAGAAGAAGCATTAAATTTTGAAAAAGAGCTCTTAAAATATGGTTTTTTGATGATTGATGATTATTTTTGTGATGATTTAAATTCAATCGGTAATTTACTTCAAAAAATGGATCAGTATAAAGCAACATGGAACTCCACGATTTCCAACATTGTAAGTGAATTGGAGAAACTTAAATTACAATTCTCGCGTATTAATCGGGCTTACTCTTTAGAGTTACATAGAAAAATAATATCTACTTTTAACCGTATTTCTGCTATAGCAAATCTACCCTCATTTGACAAAAATTCTCTTTTATATATAGATAATGTTACATGTGATAAAGAACCATTTAATGGAATTCAAAAATACAAGAATGTTTTTGAAAATATAGTAAAACTTTATCCAATTTTTGACATTAATACTAGGATACAGGAAGAGTTATTGTTTGAGTTAAAGAAAAAGAATAAGAAAATAGACTATCCAATTGAAACTCCATGGCTATTTAATATGGTAGGAAATCTTAATCTTAAATTTCAATCATATTGGACTAATCCTAATCAATTGTTTAAATGTAAAAGTAATGTTAATCAAAAGTTAGAAATCTTAAAATTGAGATTTTTTGATTACATATTTAATTATGATTTAGATGAAACTCAGACTATCCAAATAACCCCTGAATTTTTGAAAAATCTTTATAGTGAGATCCCCTATCATTTAAAAAATAAGTCAGCTTCATATACTTTCTTTTATCAACTTGAAGATAAAAATATTGTAGTAAATAAGATTTATCCAGGATATCAAAGTTTTTATAACCGATTTTTACGTTATACTGATATTCCTAAAAAACAAAAGCGAGAACTTGATAATTACTATAAAATTCTATCAACAGAGTTAGTGGATATAAATGAAACAGTCGGATTTAATGCAAACGCCTTTGTCCCGATATTAGATGGAAGACTTATATTTGATATCACCAGAGATAAGGCATTAAATAAAAAATATAAAAAAATCTACAATTTTCACGATCTCTTCTTAGTAGAAAAAAACGGTGAGTTTTTCTTAAAAGCGAAAACAGGAAAAGTAATAAAGCCCGTAATAGGTACTAGCTTAATTAGGATATTATATCCTGGTAAGATTGCATTTTATTCATCTCTTTTTTCTAATATTTCTTTGATTAGTGATTTAGCTTGTCTATTTTTTAAAGATATCAAAAATAAAAAAATTATAAAAGCACCTCGTATAGTATATGAAAATATGATTCTGTCTAGAAAAATGATGTTGGTAGATACCAATATTTTTAAAAAAATTTTTTCTAAACAAAATGAATTGGAAATGTTTACCTATATTTCAGAGATTTTGACTAAAAATAAAATTCCTACTAAGTTTTTTTATCAAAGTAAGAAACGCAGAAGTGAAACTATAACCAGTATTTCTCAAGAATTTTCCAAACCTCAATATTTTGATTTAGAGAATGCTATGTTAGTAAAAGTATTTATAAATTCTCTTCGAACTAACAGTTATGTTTTGATTTCAGAGTTATATCCTGAAAATATAAAGTCTTCTGAATATATTACTGAATGGAATCTAAAGGCAGAAGGTGATATTTGTGATTGACCATTATAAAGTCTTCCTAAATGTATCTAGTCACAGTAAAAATAAATTTATTTGTAAGTATTTAATTCCATTTCTTAGAAAAAACGTAAAGAGTGATTATTGGATTGAGCGTCATGTTGAAATTTTACCGGTGATTGACATTTATGTGATAAGAAAAAGATCATATAAAAATGAATTTCCTTACTTAAAATCATTTAAAATATTACTCAATGATTTTAAGGAATCCTTAACTCTATCTGATCGTATGCCAAACAACGTTTATATTAATAGAAAAAATGATATTAGAAAAATGAATAGGCTGAAGAGAATCCATAGATTACCTCAAAATTTTTCTATCATGGCTGAATGTATTAGTTTTGTTAAGAGAAAAGGAGAATACACATATGCTGAAGAACCAATGATATATAATGATACATTTAGATTGTCAGAAAGATTATATGAAGATACATATCTATATCTTTATAACCATCCTCAACAAGAGATGCTTTTTATATTTGGTTTATTTTATTTTTCAGCAAAGAATTTAGATAAAACTGGTATTGGATTAGGATACAGATCGTACCAATCACATGTTTTAGGCTTTTTAAGCTATAAAAAAGAAAATATGGACGGATATAAAAATTATTTTGAGGAGTACTATAAAGTAAATCATGCAATTCTTTTATCTTTTTATAAACTGATAAAAAATATGAATTCAGCATTAACTGATGATATTGAGTTATTAGCCTTAATAAGGCGATGGAAAAATGTACTGGATAAAACCTATGAAAAATTATTTTATGTTCAAAGAGATATTACTCTATCACTTGTACATGCAATTAGAAGAGAAATAGCACAAGCTAAATTTAGAGGATATTCTCAGTTTCATAAAGTCGTTTTCGATAAGAGACATAAATCTATGTTTAGTACAAAGGAATTTTGTGCATATAGGATGCTAGTAAACTTTACATATTTAATTTTACCAAATTTGGGTTTAAGTTCTAGAAAACGAGTTCAGGGTGGCTATATCTTAGTTAAAATTATGCAGGAAACTGAGGATAAGTGATTATGAAGAGGCTCTATTATCGTGGAAATGTGTTTTTAGCAAAAGATAAGAACTATACAGTTTTACGTATTGATAAAAAAGTATTTAAAATTCCTAAAGATAAATTTTTGTATGAAGATATTCTTTCAATTTTGACATCTTTGTCTACACCCAAAGATATAAGTCAAATTGATTCTTGTCAGTTATATCTTATTAAGTTTTTGCTTAAAGTAGGAGCACTAGTTTATGATGAAATGCCTACTGAACTAAATTACATACAAGAATATTTTCTCCATAATTATAGTAATCCCAGTACAGTTTATAAAAAATGGATTAATACTGAGGTATGTGTTTTAGGTAAAGGATTAAATTCTTCTGTTTTTGAAGATAAAAAAAAGTTTTTTATGAGCGCAGAATATGGGTTAGGTAAGAAGATCTTTGTAATATATGGAAATACGAAATCTGAACTAAAGAAAAATCTTAGAGTTGCACGCAAATGCATAGACGACGGCGATATAATTCTTGTGTCTCCCATTTGGGTAGAAAATGGAACTGTAGCAATAAGCTTTTATAACAGTTATAAGCATGCCAAGCAGTATGTAGAATCATTAAATTCAAAAAACACTTTTATGATGAATCATCTTAAAGAAAAAGTCATCATGAATTATATTTTCCTATTAGCTATGGATAGTCTTAGTGATCGACATAAGTTTAAGAATTTTTTTCTGATAAAAGACGACTTAGAAATTAGAAATATCTCATTTACTCATTTTACAAAGAGAAATTTTATATTTAGAAATAAAAAAATAGATATTGATAAAGTATTTACCACTTCTGAGAGCATAAATCATTTATTAGTTGCTAGCAATTTGATTGGAGAATTTAAGTTAAAAACTCACTACGATGATCCAAAAATTGGAAATTGTTCGTTATCTTTTAAGAGTTCCAACAAACTTTTGTTAAATTCACAAATAGAAGGCAAAAATCTAGAACAAACAATAAAAAAAGAAGTCATATCTGTTTTAAAAAAATACTTTAAATCCTATGACTATGAAGTAGATGTTTTTAAATACTTTAAATCCTATGACTATGAAGTAGATGTTTTTATAGGAAAAGAGTCATTGCAAGAGAAGAACACTATAACTTCCGAATGGCTAATTTGGCCTGAAATGGAAGATTCTGGTGTTTTTATAAGAAAGAAATAATTATTATGTATGTGATTAATAATTTAGACAGAGAACTACTTTCAGCTAATAATCAAGATATTACTTATTTAAGGCAACAATATAAATTAAATCATAGGAGTAATGAAACGTGGATTAATGAGTGTGGAAAAGTAGAACAAAAACTTTTAAATGATTATACAAATTTTTTAGAAGGGAATACTGATAGCTTCGCGAGAGAATTTAATAATCTTACCTTGGAATGTAGAAAAATTAAAGCTGTTAATAAATCAAAAAACTCTAGTAAGATGATAATCAATGGAAAATTTCTACATAATTCCTGGAGAATAAAGGAAAATTTTAATTTTAAGAATTTAAAGATTAATTTTTATGATTATGATTATGGAATTATAACAAAGATTTACAAAGATTTGTATTCGAAAAAAATAGCTTTTGTTGGTGCAGAATTTATTGTAGATGAGCAAATAATTACGGCATATGGGAGAAACACTAGTTTTGATAAAGCAGAATCAGATTGTTTTTTAGAACTATTAGAGAGACATGCAATGTATGGTTTGCAAAAAAATAGCAAAAGTATGACTTATAGGCTAAATAAAAAGATATGTGTTAATCCAGCTGATTTTCTTTTTTACGTTGAGAAAAATTCTAAAGAACGGATAGATTATGATAGTAAAGCAACCATCACATGGATAGAAGGCTTTGATTATAAAACTAAGAGAAAAATTTGGATTCCAAAACAATTTATTGACCTAAGTTTACCGGATGAACCATATTTTACGGTACCTAATTCTTCTGGAGTTGCACTAGGATCTAGTTTGTATGAATCTCGCTTATATGCATTGATGGAATTAATTGAACGAGATGCTTTTTTAACGTTTTGGCAAAAAGATGTGTGTCTTAGAGAAATACATTTAAAGTCTCTCCCCAAAGACATAAGAGAAAGAATAAAGGATATAGAAACGAAAAATGCTACTCTACACCTATATGATATGACGTTTGATATAAAAGTACCTACTGTTCTTGCGTTAATTATTTCTAATACTGGTCCTGTCTACCAATTTATTTCTACTGCTACTCATCCTGATCCACTCGAAGCAATTTCTAAAGCTATAAATGAATGTATAGTAGGGTTTAATGTATATCAACATAACCGAGCAGTAGCTTCTAATAAATATAAAAGTGTAGATGATGTAAAAACATTATTTGATCACGTATGTTTTGCTTCAAAGCGTAGTTTCCGAAAAAATTATTCTAGTATTCTAAATGATGTAAAAAGTGACTGGAGAGCAATTTATAACAATAAAGCAGTAGAGGTATTAAAAAAATATGATAATCCTAAAGATTTACTTGATTATATTGTTAATACATACCTTACTGATTATCAAATTTATTTTGTTGATATTACGGATAATTTGGCAAAGAGTTTTGGTCTGGCTGTCTCGAAAGTATTAATTCCCAGTTTTTCAAATATTAAATTTGGGTATGCAAATAGAACAGCATCAGTGGAAAGACTAGATTTTGCTTTGGAACATTCTTATTATCGAAATAGTTCTAAATTACGAAAAGGTGAGTTTATTGACCGAGTCCATCCTTACGCTTAATCAAAAATATCAAGAACGATATATAAAGAAAAGATATGAGTTATTTAGGGAAGAAATTCTGCCAACCAATAGCAACTTGATTACATATGTTAATGAAGAAAAATATTATTTAAAATCAGGAACATTATTTGCACAGTTATTTGTTAAACTGTTTTCCCTTAACTGGATGTCTGTAGAAAATCCATATGTATTCCATACTCTGTCTCCATCCGCTAGGGGGAAAAATTCTAATCGGATTATTTTAGAATACAAAGGATCATTGTTTGAATTTCACCTGAGCGGGAATTTTTTTAGATTAATTGTAGGAAAAGTACCAAAAAGCAATGATTTAGATATTGATTTAAAGGTAGCAAACATTTATTTAGTAGGAGATATTA encodes:
- a CDS encoding thiazolylpeptide-type bacteriocin, encoding MKNQKQKKLENLNDLSDAFDDIEVIELDETMTLSETAASSGSSSCNSCSCCASTSCCSVHIHL
- a CDS encoding YcaO-like family protein; its protein translation is MYVINNLDRELLSANNQDITYLRQQYKLNHRSNETWINECGKVEQKLLNDYTNFLEGNTDSFAREFNNLTLECRKIKAVNKSKNSSKMIINGKFLHNSWRIKENFNFKNLKINFYDYDYGIITKIYKDLYSKKIAFVGAEFIVDEQIITAYGRNTSFDKAESDCFLELLERHAMYGLQKNSKSMTYRLNKKICVNPADFLFYVEKNSKERIDYDSKATITWIEGFDYKTKRKIWIPKQFIDLSLPDEPYFTVPNSSGVALGSSLYESRLYALMELIERDAFLTFWQKDVCLREIHLKSLPKDIRERIKDIETKNATLHLYDMTFDIKVPTVLALIISNTGPVYQFISTATHPDPLEAISKAINECIVGFNVYQHNRAVASNKYKSVDDVKTLFDHVCFASKRSFRKNYSSILNDVKSDWRAIYNNKAVEVLKKYDNPKDLLDYIVNTYLTDYQIYFVDITDNLAKSFGLAVSKVLIPSFSNIKFGYANRTASVERLDFALEHSYYRNSSKLRKGEFIDRVHPYA
- a CDS encoding ABC transporter permease, with the translated sequence MFLEQLKIEFKVYLRQPLYLIFSVFMPLISFAIFGSIYGHMNYGNVDFFSQYIPSFCVIILFSSSVYNVGNQVVSDKEKGIYKRLRVTPIKLWKIILALVLKAMIISMISYILIILFAVFYFKISMPNLITFSVIYAFAVIYSLILGVGLGIIINRINTYSGVLMMIFIPLFILSDAMMPISIFPKWMQTLANYNPLYRLNIFLRYFWNTASNISTEKVLFSITYLSIFMVIFLIIVGYRWNQGQYRSYK
- a CDS encoding helix-turn-helix domain-containing protein, whose translation is MKIGKALKEIRLNLGLSQAKMCEGIIQRPFYALVESEKSGIGAESLIMILIKHEVDIDYFFNLVKDAYVTPEDRADQLLQNKMEYAVNSKKY
- a CDS encoding ABC transporter ATP-binding protein, producing MQVKSLFMKYGNVTALNNISFQFPAHSFVGVIGQNGSGKTTLLECFMGLRKPMSGEIDFSKELAGSKLNEKIGAVLQENNFYDSIKVKELLILFSTFYEDCYEVNDLMDRLRISDLRDRYYHELSGGMKQRVNLALAFLNKPSIVILDEPTTGLDPFARREFWNNLKDMARNTTVFLSSHYMEEIQQNCDSLIFLNKGDLIYSGAMSKLLSKYDKPDLEEIYMKTIGGK
- a CDS encoding XRE family transcriptional regulator, whose amino-acid sequence is MLLQKIEQINYYKIRWNTQLTQKNINAINFYEKEISTVATDEILKLRARVTAAYFANQLDELNNDLITKIYKKFDKEEWTRCPSLLRLLANTMPLWEYNRLTSLMKHLLHTIERRKVTSELMMERYIRILENYLVSCYDRKKYKDKNQKVFIDKVFEYLIKNTASFHFMIYRLHAYYMKALFEDDRITAKNIIKSLEKYGYGKAIVSWPKVEL